The genome window AATCGGACCACATGGCCAACGAATAATTTTACTCCCTTATCTTGGCAATAATTAATCATCTCTCTCGCATCTGCAAGCGACCTTGCTAACGGTTTCTCACAAATAACATGTCGATTGTCATCTGCTGCCTTCATGACATATTCTTTATGGACCGGTGTCGGCACACAAACAGATACCACATCAATCGCATCAAGCGTTTCTGTTGCCTCTTCATATGTTTGGAATGCTTTTGTCCCTAATTTTTCTGCCAAATCCTGAGCTTTAGCCAAATCAGTATCTACAATTCCTGCCAATGTTACTTCTTCCATTTTTGCATAGGCAGCCGCATGGGTCCTGCCCATTGTCCCTGCCCCGATAACTAGCGTATTTAGCATGGTCAACTCTCCTTTGTATTTTTTAATTCATTGTCACTTGCGCATCATTATTCAGATAGAACAGACCTGCCGCACCGATCACACCTGCTTTGTTGCCGAGTGCTGACTCTTTGATTTCAACACCATTAACCATTTTCGGTATTCCATATTTAGCAACTGTTTCTTTTATGGAAGGTAAAATGAACGCTGCCATATTCATAACCCCGCCGCCCAAAACAACAGCTTCTGTGTTGAATAAATGAATTAGACTGATTACTCCCATTCCTAAGTATTCTCCAGCCTCCTTCAGCAATCGAATAGAAAATAAATCCCCCTGTTTTGCAGCTGCGTCAATTTCTTTGTTCGTGACAACCAATCCTTTTTCGATAATAGAAAGCAAGCTGCTTGTTTCACCGTTTTTAAGCAGCTGGTTCGCTCGCTCATTAATTGCGGTGCCTGATGCGTATTTTTCTAGACAGCCCCTGTTGCCGCATTCACATAATATACCGTCATGGCTGATGGTAATATGCCCGAATTCTCCAGCACTGTCATGAATTCCTGTAATTAATTGCCCATTGCTGATAATTCCTGAACCGACACCAGTACTAACCGTGATATAGATAACATTTTGTTTTCCCCTACCAGCTCCCCATATCCATTCTCCAACAGCTGCTGCATTTGCATCATTAGAGAGCCTGACCGGCAATTGTAAATTGTCTTCCAGCAAGGTTCCGATAGGGAAATTTTTTAACCCGATATTCTTCGCATAATGGATAATCTTTTGCTCCGAATCAATAATCCCAGCACTCGCCACGCCAATGCCAATAATTCTGTTTCTGTCAGCTGCTGTGTCCGCTAGCAGGCTATTTATCGCAAATAGAATATTGGCAGCTGCATCACGTTTTTCCCCAGCGGATGTCTTACATTCAAACTCACCAAGTATTTCTCCCTGTCTGGATATAAGGGCTGCAAGAATTTTTGTTCCTCCCAAGTCCAGACCAATCGCCAAATCCTTTGATTCTTCCATCTGATTTCCCCCTAAAAACATATGCAGTCATTTTTTTTTACCTTCTAACCCCTTGCAATGCAATTCCAGTAACAAGATGTTTCTGCAGGAAAATAAACATGATCAGCATCGGAATCGTAGACATTACTGCACCTGCCATAAGCAATGGATAGTCAGTTGAATATTGCCCCTGAAATGCTGCTATTCCAACAGATAATACCCGCATATCCTCTGAGCTTGTCATAATAAGTGGCCATAAAAAGTCGTTCCATGCTGCAAGGATTGTAAAGATTCCCAGTGCAATTAACGCAGGAGTGGCATTTGGAAGGATGATTCTCCAGTAGATGCCGAAGAATGAACAGCCATCCATTGTCGCAGCCTCGTCCAGCTCTTTCGGAATTCCCATAAAGAACTGTCGCAGCAGAAAAACACCAAATGCACTAAACATTCCCGGAACAATCAAAGCATAGAAAGTATCAATCCATCCCAGCTGTGTCAAAATTCCATAGTTTGGAATTAAAATAACCTGCATAGGAACCATCAAAACAGACAGAATTAAGATGAAAATCGTATTCTTTCCTGGAAACTCCATCCGCGCAAAAGCAAATGCTGCCAGCGAACATAAGAATAATTGAACCAGCGTCCGTCCTAAGGTCAAAAATATCGTATTCATATAATATTTCAGAAAGTCTACACTTGCGAAGACATTAAGATAGTTATCAAACTTGAATTCCTCCGGCAAAATCGTTGGAGGCACTTGCATCGTTTCTGAAAATGTTTTCAGCGACGTTAGAATCATCCATATAAATGGAACAATCATGATAAAAGCGCCGATAATCAGCAGTGTATGATTGGCTAGTTTTAATTTCATCTTTGATCACTCTCCATTTTAACCATCATAATGAACCCACTTCTTCTGGAAAACAAACTGAATGATGGTAATTGCTAATATTGCAATGAACAATAAGAATGCCTGAGCAGATGCTATCCCCATTTGTGAGTATTCAAATCCATACTCGTAAACGGCATATACAACTGTTCGCAATGGTTCCAACAGGGCAGTACTATCCCCAATCATGATAAAAATAAGGTCAAACACCTGAAGCGAACTAATCATTCCAGTGATGAAGACGAAGAATAATGTTGGTGTAATCAATGGCAATGTAATGCTGAAAAATTGTCTTATCTTTGATGCACCATCAATTTCTGCGGCTTCATAGTATGTTTTTGAAACACCTTGAAGACCAGCAAGAATCAGGATGACATTATTTCCGACAGTCATCCAGACATATACTAGGATTACGGAGAACAACGCAATATTTGGATCAAACAACCAGGAAGGCTGAGGTAGATTAAAAATCCCCAAAACATAATTGATCAAGCCGTAATCTGTATTGTAAAGCCATTTCCAAACCATCCCCACAGCGACTGGCATCGTAACAACTGGCAGGAAATATAATGTTCTATAAAAGACCATCCCTTTAATTTTTTGATTCAGCATTATCGCGATGACTGTCGCAAAAGCAGCTGACAAAGGAACAGATACTGCAGTGAAGATTAGGGTGTTGACTATTGCACGGATAAATGATGAGTCTTGAAACAATGTGATGACATTTTCTAATCCGACATATGTAGGTGCAGTTAGTCCGTCCCATCTTGTAAATGATAAAAGAAAGGATGCTACTGCAGGAAACATATAGAATACAGCGAGTCCTAATAATGTTGGCAAAATGAACAAGTAGGCCCAGAATGCTTCACGGTTGAACCGCTTTTTCCTTTTATTTTTCACTGCAGCATTACTCTTGCTTTTCTTCAAAACGGATGCAGTACTCATGTTTACCTCTCCTTTCATAAACAATATGAAGTGCTCTTCCCTTTATTAAATTAAAGGGAAGGAGCATTTCACAACAAATTATCAGTCATTGTT of Oceanobacillus zhaokaii contains these proteins:
- a CDS encoding ROK family protein encodes the protein MEESKDLAIGLDLGGTKILAALISRQGEILGEFECKTSAGEKRDAAANILFAINSLLADTAADRNRIIGIGVASAGIIDSEQKIIHYAKNIGLKNFPIGTLLEDNLQLPVRLSNDANAAAVGEWIWGAGRGKQNVIYITVSTGVGSGIISNGQLITGIHDSAGEFGHITISHDGILCECGNRGCLEKYASGTAINERANQLLKNGETSSLLSIIEKGLVVTNKEIDAAAKQGDLFSIRLLKEAGEYLGMGVISLIHLFNTEAVVLGGGVMNMAAFILPSIKETVAKYGIPKMVNGVEIKESALGNKAGVIGAAGLFYLNNDAQVTMN
- a CDS encoding carbohydrate ABC transporter permease → MKLKLANHTLLIIGAFIMIVPFIWMILTSLKTFSETMQVPPTILPEEFKFDNYLNVFASVDFLKYYMNTIFLTLGRTLVQLFLCSLAAFAFARMEFPGKNTIFILILSVLMVPMQVILIPNYGILTQLGWIDTFYALIVPGMFSAFGVFLLRQFFMGIPKELDEAATMDGCSFFGIYWRIILPNATPALIALGIFTILAAWNDFLWPLIMTSSEDMRVLSVGIAAFQGQYSTDYPLLMAGAVMSTIPMLIMFIFLQKHLVTGIALQGVRR
- a CDS encoding carbohydrate ABC transporter permease produces the protein MSTASVLKKSKSNAAVKNKRKKRFNREAFWAYLFILPTLLGLAVFYMFPAVASFLLSFTRWDGLTAPTYVGLENVITLFQDSSFIRAIVNTLIFTAVSVPLSAAFATVIAIMLNQKIKGMVFYRTLYFLPVVTMPVAVGMVWKWLYNTDYGLINYVLGIFNLPQPSWLFDPNIALFSVILVYVWMTVGNNVILILAGLQGVSKTYYEAAEIDGASKIRQFFSITLPLITPTLFFVFITGMISSLQVFDLIFIMIGDSTALLEPLRTVVYAVYEYGFEYSQMGIASAQAFLLFIAILAITIIQFVFQKKWVHYDG